In the Microtus pennsylvanicus isolate mMicPen1 chromosome 6, mMicPen1.hap1, whole genome shotgun sequence genome, one interval contains:
- the Atxn1l gene encoding ataxin-1-like has translation MKPVHERSQECLPPKKRDLPVTSEDMGRTTSCSTNHTPSSDASEWSRGVVVAGQSQTGARVSLGGDGTEAIAGLTVDQYGMLYKVAVPPATFSPTGLPSVVNMSPLPPTFNVASSLIQHPGIHYPPVHYAQLPSTSLQFIGPPYSLPYAVPPNFLPSPLLSPSANIATTHLPHFVPYASLLAEEATPPPQAASPAQPFNKSSSATSPPGQLPHHSNTQPLDLAPGRMPIYYQMSRLPAGYTLHETPTAGASPVLTPQEGQSALEAAAANGQRQRERNVIRRESEALDSTSSKGEGQGLVPVVECMVDGQFSGSQTPRVEVVAPAHRGTPDTDLEVQRVVGTLASQDYRVVAAQRKDEPSPLNLSHHTLDHQGDGRGSARNPTELVEKNQARVFYSQSHQEPVKHRPLPKAVVVANGNLMPTGTDPSLLPVGSEILVASSLDMQARATFPDKEPTPPPVTSSHLPSHFMKGAIIQLATGELKRVEDLQTQDFVRSAEVSGGLKIDSSTVVDIQESQWPGFVMLHFVVGEQQSKVSIEVPPEHPFFVYGQGWSSCSPGRTAQLFSLPCHRLQVGDVCISISLQSLNSNSVSQASCAPPGQLGTPRERPERTVLGPRDLCDSEGKIQPSGEGSRVGEPSQPEPGAQACWPAPGFQRYSMQGEEARAALLRPSFIPQEVKLSIEGRSNAGK, from the coding sequence ATGAAACCTGTTCATGAGAGGAGTCAGGAATGCCTTCCACCAAAGAAACGAGACCTCCCTGTGACCAGCGAGGATATGGGGAGAACTACGAGCTGCTCCACAAACCACACACCTTCCAGTGATGCCTCTGAATGGTCCCGAGGGGTCGTGGTGGCTGGGCAGAGCCAGACAGGAGCCAGAGTCAGCCTTGGGGGTGATGGAACTGAGGCCATCGCTGGTCTAACAGTAGATCAGTATGGCATGCTGTATAAGGTGGCTGTACCACCTGCCACCTTTTCACCAACTGGCCTCCCATCTGTTGTGAACATGAGCCCCTTGCCCCCCACGTTTAATGTAGCGTCTTCACTGATTCAACATCCAGGAATCCACTATCCCCCAGTCCACTATGCTCAGCTCCCATCCACCTCACTGCAGTTTATTGGGCCTCCTTATAGCCTTCCGTATGCTGTGCCACCTAATTTCCTGCCTagtcccctcctttctccttctgccaACATTGCTACTACTCACCTTCCACATTTTGTGCCATATGCCTCCCTCCTAGCAGAAGAAGCTACTCCTCCCCCccaggctgcatccccagcccagcCATTTAACAAATCCTCTTCTGCCACCTCCCCACCCGGCCAGTTGCCACATCACTCGAATACTCAACCACTGGATCTTGCTCCAGGCCGGATGCCCATTTATTATCAAATGTCTAGGCTACCTGCTGGATATACTTTGCATGAAACTCCAACAGCAGGTGCCAGCCCCGTTCTTACCCCTCAGGAGGGCCAGTCTGCTTTGGAAGCAGCTGCTGCCAATGGACAGAGACAGCGAGAGCGAAATGTAATAAGACGAGAAAGTGAAGCCCTTGATTCCACCAGCAGCAAGGGTGAAGGCCAAGGACTGGTGCCGGTGGTAGAATGCATGGTGGATGGACAGTTTTCAGGTTCTCAGACTCCACGAGTGGAGGTGGTGGCGCCAGCACACCGAGGGACCCCAGACACCGACCTTGAAGTCCAGCGGGTAGTTGGCACTTTAGCTTCTCAGGACTATCGTGTGGTGGCAGCTCAGAGGAAAGATGAACCCAGCCCTCTTAACTTATCCCATCATACCCTTGACCATCAGGGTGATGGACGAGGGTCAGCCAGGAATCCTACAGAACTGGTGGAGAAAAATCAGGCCCGTGTATTCTACTCTCAGTCCCATCAGGAACCAGTAAAACACAGACCTTTACCCAAAGCAGTGGTTGTAGCCAATGGCAACCTGATGCCCACTGGAACTGACCCTAGCCTGCTGCCTGTGGGCTCGGAGATCCTGGTGGCATCAAGTCTGGACATGCAGGCCAGAGCCACCTTTCCAGACAAGGAGCCAACACCACCTCCTGTTACCTCCTCCCACTTGCCCTCCCATTTCATGAAAGGCGCCATCATTCAGCTGGCTACAGGGGAGCTGAAGCGGGTAGAGGACCTCCAGACCCAGGATTTTGTGCGCAGTGCCGAAGTGAGTGGGGGGCTGAAGATTGACTCTAGCACAGTTGTGGACATACAGGAGAGCCAGTGGCCTGGATTTGTTATGCTGCATTTTGTGGTTGGTGAACAGCAGAGCAAAGTGAGCATTGAGGTGCCCCCCGAGCACCCGTTTTTTGTATATGGCCAGGGTTGGTCCTCCTGCAGCCCTGGACGGACTGCACaactcttctctctgccctgtcaTCGGCTACAGGTGGGAGATGTCTGCATCTCTATCAGTTTACAGAGCTTGAACAGTAACTCAGTTTCTCAGGCCAGCTGTGCCCCCCCAGGCCAGTTGGGTACACCCCGAGAAAGACCTGAGAGGACAGTCTTGGGGCCCAGAGACCTATGTGACAGCGAGGGGAAGATCCAACCTTCAGGAGAGGGTTCCCGGGTGGGAGAGCCCTCCCAGCCTGAGCCTGGTGCTCAGGCCTGCTGGCCAGCCCCAGGCTTCCAAAGATACAGCATGCAAGGGGAGGAGGCACGGGCTGCGCTGCTCCGTCCCTCTTTCATTCCGCAGGAGGTAAAGCTGTCCATCGAAGGGCGTTCCAATGCAGGAAAATGA